From one Anopheles bellator chromosome 1, idAnoBellAS_SP24_06.2, whole genome shotgun sequence genomic stretch:
- the LOC131216711 gene encoding oligoribonuclease, mitochondrial: MSGLIRLNCLQHLRKQFLFAHLQSVGKNMSTMSSENLVWIDLEMTGLDINRDRILEIACIVTDNELNVVAKGPNLVLYQPDSVLEEMNDWCKSMHKKTGLIDAVKASTNTLQHAEAETLDFVKKYCPEKKCPLAGNSIYMDRLFINKYMPQLNEYLHYRVVDVSTMKELCKRWNAEVYSNAPPKKLVHRSLEDIEESIKELRYYKEMFLK, encoded by the coding sequence ATGAGCGGATTAATAAGGCTCAACTGCTTACAACATTTAAGGAAGCAATTCTTATTTGCCCATTTGCAGTCCGTTGGGAAAAACATGTCCACCATGTCGTCGGAAAATCTCGTGTGGATTGATTTGGAAATGACCGGCTTGGACATCAACCGCGACCGAATCCTGGAAATAGCGTGCATCGTCACGGATAACGAACTGAATGTGGTAGCCAAAGGGCCCAATTTAGTTCTTTACCAACCGGACAGTGTCTTAGAAGAGATGAACGATTGGTGCAAATCTatgcacaaaaaaacgggtttGATAGATGCAGTAAAAGCGTCGACAAACACATTGCAGCATGCCGAGGCGGAAACGTTggattttgttaaaaaatactGCCCAGAGAAAAAGTGCCCCTTGGCTGGCAATAGTATTTACATGGACCGACTGTTTATCAATAAATACATGCCGCAACTAAATGAATATCTACATTACCGTGTAGTGGATGTGAGCACTATGAAGGAACTTTGCAAGCGATGGAATGCAGAAGTTTATTCGAACGCTCCTCCGAAAAAACTAGTGCATCGTTCGTTAGAAGATATTGAAGAGAGTATTAAGGAGCTGAGATACTACAAAGAAATGTTCCTAAAAtaa